The following DNA comes from Excalfactoria chinensis isolate bCotChi1 chromosome 5, bCotChi1.hap2, whole genome shotgun sequence.
TATAGCTTTGCCTGTTTTCACTGAACACAGATTATCTATTGTAGTAAtgggggtgggaaaaaaaaaaaaaaaaaaaaaaaaagaaatgcagttttataTCAGTGGGCCCCATGAACTACTATTATTTCaattggggtttttttttgctgactACATAAGAGGAAACAATCCTATGATATATTGAATCTTTATGGGCTGACATTCACTGCTTTCATCTCCCACTGACTTCTCCAAACACATAATCTCTGGTTTAATAAAACCAGAGctcttccttatttttccccccactttatgttctgttttcttgggCACTCCTGCATGCCATTGAAGAGATGAGGTCTATGCTGAGATCCCTGGAAATAGAGCATCCTTCTCAGATGCCACTTTTACTTTGTGAATTTGTTTGCTCATTGGTGTGCTCGCTTACCTCTGTGGCTATGATGcattcattcctttcttctgttatcACAAAAACAGACTGGTACATTGAATCCCTCGGAGAACATATCGCTGATATTCTACATTCCGGCTTTTCACTAAAGCagggcagagagaaaaaggtGTTATTTGACATCTAACATGCTTGACTCTGAAATGCTACCATGAATATGTAGGGATGGAACAAGATAGCTGTGGAGGTGAGGGAGAAGAGGGCAAAGGATGAAATTTCACATGTTCTATATGATGGCAGGACATTACTTTAGGGAAGTGGAAGTGAGGAATAGCTACTGTCTTGCTAGGTTTCTGCCGTATCCAATTTAGTCAGGTACTCCTAAGATCCCTCAGTGCACAGCAGTCACAAGTAGAACCCAGGCAATACTTCCAGTATGCATATCAAAATATAGAGGAGCCAACAAATAGATGCTCTTTTTTTGAAGAGAGAAGTTATTTTTACTCTAATCTTTTTCCCAGATGCAAaatctttttgcctttttaataAGTGAAATACTTATTCTTAAATCACTGTTTGCTGTAGCGTCACTTCTCTGTGATTTACTGAGGAAGGACACATACTTTGTACTTTCATCACTGGACTGGTCACTCCTGTTCCCCTTTACAGCACTCACGTTACCAGCACACTGTGCACAAACTTTCAATTAATTTAGCTACAGATACTACTTTGCCATGACACTCATACTTTAGTTCAGAATTCCTgcctttgctttggttttctatGTTCTCTGCCTGAGttaattttttcccattttcccatCTGTGGTTTAGGCTAGTATGAAGGTGAAGGGCTTACAAAGGCTACGAGGAAGGCTAAGTTCTCACCTGTGTAGTCGGAGTGGAGACTTCTCTCCTAAACACTTTTCACTTTTGTAATATTTATCTTCCTGTGACCCTCTACTCGTCAGATCTTTTACCAGATTGTAGTCCAGTTTATGATTCTTGGGTTTATAGTTTGACTTCTCCAGCCCACAGTCCACTTCGaggtctttatttttattggtgTTTTTGAGCTGGGAAGCTGGAATGAGATTGTCCTTCTGGAAGTCAGACAGATTGTTCATTGTCTCCAAGTCCTGATGTGGGTGCATCCTCATCTGCCTGATGACCATTGCTATCATGCAGAACAGTATGAGCAAAGCCACCAGCCCCACTCCCATGGATATTGCAATCCAGGGGACTGGTTTAGGAGGAAGTGTGACGGGCACTGAATAAACTGGTAATTCACAACGGCTGCCCATGAAGCCAGAAGGACAGTAGCAGACAAAGTTGGCACTATAAAGTCCACTGTAGCATGTGCCTCCATTCTCACATGGCCCAGAAGCACATTCATCTCTGGTTTTGATGTCACAGTTCCTGCCACTATAGCCTGGCAAGCACGTGCAGGTGTAGTCATTGATCAGGTCATGACAAGTTCCCCCGTTGGAACATGGGTTCCTGGCACAGTCATTGATGTTAATCTCACATTTCTGACCAGAGAAGCCAGCCCGACAACGACACACACGAATCTGGCCAAGGTAAAAGCAATTACCAtctgaggggagaaaaaaaataaagagaaaaacaaatcagtaagCAGCGTGTTTCGACTACCTCAAGAAGAAGGAGATTATTTTAcatctaaatcttccttctaGCTTACTTATCACCCCTTAAAATCATGCCACTTCTAAATAATGTTGGTTTAATGTGCGTAATGCTTTCCCATTCCATGATAAAGCTTATGCACCATTTTCTTACATAGAAAATGCCAGTGAAAGTTCCCCGCAAGAGACCAAAATTGGGATAGATGTAGAATACACTGAGGGAGAGGGATTAATGTATTAGAGGAAGTGTAAAGGTCAGATTGGATTTCTATCACTTCTGCACTGAAAAGCACAGACAAGTGAAGAAGCAGTGAGATTTTTCTGATAAAAAAGACTCACCATTTGCACATGGGTTGCTTGTGCACCTGTCTACTTTTTTTTCGCAGTTTGACCCCGTGAAACCAAAAGGGCAAACACAAGTGTAGCTGGCCCCTTGTTCTTTTTCCAAGCATGTGCCTCCATTGAAGCACGGAGAATCGATACACGTCAAAGCACTGTGCTCACAGTGAGCTCCATAGTAGCCAGGGGGGCAGACGCAGCGATAACCATTCTCCATGTCCTGCAAAACACAACGATAGGCCATTGTTATTTGATGCCACCAAATGATAGTTGtgcatgtgtttcttttttggtCAGCAGCAAGTGCTGTTCTGTCCCGCTTCATTCACACTTCAATGTGGCAAAAGTGACATTTGCAGAGTAAATAACTGCAAGTTGGATTGCAGGGGACGGGGCTGTGAACTGGCTGTATTTGGCACATAGGAGTAATCAAGCAACTACACAAGCAGAGTGGATACAGTTGCAGGGAGCCTAGAGGCAACTAGGCAAAATCATGACTAATGCCACTACTGTCTAATGGGATCCCCAGTGTCCTTCTGGAGCAGAATGACATATACTAACCTACACAGCTGCAATCAGGACACCTATCCCCTCCATGAGAGCCTACCCCCCGACCCTTGCCATGGAAAAGTCCCACCACTTAGGTTACAACAAAACTTGTCTCTTCTTTATAAGCAATATATATCCAAGGCCTTGAGGGAAAAAGAGTTAGGGTCTTGGAGCATTAGTTTTAACCAAAGCGTGCATCAGATTACATCTGATATCTATAAGCTATCGGTCTTTATCAGCGGGTAGGATCAGTCATTGACTGGGTGTGAAAATACACTGAAACAcgagaaaactgaaaatacagaacttcatttcacagaaagcatttcGTCTGATTGCCCTTGTATCAACTGATGCTGCAGTCCCGTAGCtgaaaaaaggcattttcttttacttgctattaaaatacaaacttAGTACGTTTCTTTATGAGCTTTAATTTgggaagtttttgtttttattttattttacagatacACTCCCTCACGAGGCTCGGATCTTGCCAAGATCTCATAATGGCTGCCACAGAAACCTAAGGATCAGTTGACCAGTTCTAATCTAGATGATACATCTCCTCCTGTAACAGACTTCCTCCCCCGACACGTCCAGGGAAGGGTTCAGAATGATAGTTGTGAGAGTCAGTAATGAACCTGTGTACTATCAAATTCCCATTATGTTGTTACAAAACCATTTCTGAAAAGGTATACTAGGGCTTGCTTCACACAAAgactttacatttaaaatgccCTTACCGTGCAACTACCGCCGTTCCTACAGGGATTGCTGTCACACTCGCTGATCTCATGTTCGCAGTCAACACCAGTAAAGCCAGGTTTGCATGAACATGTGTAGCTGCCCTGGCCGGTGTTCATGCAGGTTGCTCCATTTTTGCATGGTCTGTGATGAGTGCAGTAGTTCAGATCTGCAAAGATACCCGGTGTTAGAGGAAAGTGTTTTTGACAGCTGGCAAAGGACATTTGTACAAAAGCACCTTCATCAAAGGGTTTTAAATGGAGTCTTCAATTTTGTTACCAATAGAAATACTGGAGATTCTTATCCAGGTTTAGATCAGCTCTAATCCGATGTTTGAGACTCTTACAAATTTTACATGTCTATTAATCAAGCTCTGAATTTTaagaaacttttctttctcagtgctttGGTATACTCTCCCTTTGTTTTGTGGGCATAATCCCATTAGCCGTAATGATGCCAAAGTGGAACATATACTTCATATATGTTCCTCAGAAAGACACTCTGAGGCACTACAGACACTGTGCACAATATGTCACACAGTAGAAGAGCTAGCCCTGTCATTAAAAGGTGTGCTCCAAAGCACATTctgggaaggcaggaaggaaacagaactaTTTAGGCTTGGAGATTTAAACAAAcattggaaatattttattgtttatttactgtgttctgttgtttgttatGAATGTTATTAGTTTAAACTGTCTAAATACTCTGCCAAACTAgatggttgtttttattttccctttcaatACGAGGCAGAGGTTAAGCACACAAGTCCATATGACATAAGTAGAGAATCTTTATAGGCACTATAAATGCCAGAGTAATGGAAATACAATTGGTTAATAGCTAActaccaccaccaacaacaatCTGCACCTTTACTTTTCCTGCTTAATTCAGACTTCCCTGTCTTAATCCTATAAATGTCTCGCAAACACTTGACTTGCTCTGAGTACTTAATGAtctcagtgccagcagtgcatATATGGCCTTGAGGACATGACTGCTCAGCTGGCTACAGTTCAGTGATTCACTGGGTTGAATAGGTGGAAGTGGTCTGGTGTACCTTAAAATGGAACCTGTACTTTTCATTCTTGCTTACATGATTTTTCTCTCATGCTCCAGACTTATCACATGAGTTAACTTCCTTGTATGCAAAATAAGGAAGGCCAAATTATGGTGTTTACTGCTGCTGGAAACTGTTTAGTAAATTGTTATCGTTGTACAGGGAATACATTAAACTTAGcttgagaaagcagaaaacttgcCCACTCACCACTCACCCAGGTGGTGTTTTTCTCTTGGAAACAACAGCTACCAAAAAGGCTTGGTTGTTTTCAGCCAAAACTATTACAAATAAAGAATCGGTATCTGAGACAGCCTTGGTACAAAATGACACCCCTCCACACACACCATACACAAATTTAATCCTGGATCAAATTCCTTAGTGCCAGATTGAGGAATACGCAACCCAGAGCCATAAGCACAACCCTCAGAACCAACCTTGATCGCAGAAGAGGCCACCCCATCCTTCGTCACATATGCACTGCCATTGTGTTTTACAAGTCCCGTGGCGACAGCCTATGTGGGGAATGCATTCATCGCAGTAGCGGCCTTGCCAACCAGAACGACAGCTACAAGAAAAGTCAAATTAAAGCATTAATGATACAGAAAAGAGTTTAAGTTTCTATTACAAGTTGACATTTTCATTGAAGTTCAGATGGCAATTGCCATCTACTCACATGCACTCTCCGGGTTTGGTGCAATATCCATTCTGTTCAGCACATCCAGACAGACAGATGGCTGCAAagagggcagaaaaaaaaaaaagaagaaatgtttaggTAAATACGCATGGCACAACAGAATACACTTGTAAAAGGGGAAACgacagcttttaaaaaagaCTTCGAAAACTTccaaagctttgttttaaaacctCTCAGTACGGGGAGTTCTGGAGCAGGAAGAAGTGAACAGGGAGAGCCAACATCTGACAAGCTGTCCCTTAGTTTTTCAGTTTACACAACAAACATGAACTCTCGTagctctctctcaaaaaaacagcaagaggTGGCAGCCGTGCTTGCCCTAACAAAAGACTGCAGAAACCCAGCAGGGCCCTGAGCCCAGAGCAAAGATTCCTGCTACGACAGCGCAACACCTGCCCCACCACTGGCAGCAGAAGCATGAAAACCTCTGCAGACAAGCTGCTGGCAGTGTAACTTGGGATAGGTATGATTGACTCAGGGACATCAGCCAAGAGCCCTTCTCTGTTG
Coding sequences within:
- the DLL4 gene encoding LOW QUALITY PROTEIN: delta-like protein 4 (The sequence of the model RefSeq protein was modified relative to this genomic sequence to represent the inferred CDS: inserted 2 bases in 1 codon), with amino-acid sequence MRGNYINRSEGSKFPIYRALPAPAEGGAVPTRRPRSQPEGSGVYKAQDWRLEGXPGFTFRPTGSSALRARRSFWGIQSERREDESAARLRPDAAISAFAAGNGRSDGERGWRGVSGCWPRCDGAVLCSFVQSASGSGVFQLKLHEFVNSRGALASGEPCEPHCRTFFRVCLKHFQAVVSPGSCTFGSIITPVLGVNSFSIRDTERFDSPIKLPFNFTWPGTFSLIIQAWHAPANYLPQGSRPPPEEWLISQMAIQRPLAVGEVWSQDVQGGPLTQLRYSYRVVCSENYYGESCSRLCKRRDDRFGHYVCEPDGSLTCLPGWTGEYCTKPICLSGCAEQNGYCTKPGECICRSGWQGRYCDECIPHIGCRHGTCKTQWQCICDEGWGGLFCDQDLNYCTHHRPCKNGATCMNTGQGSYTCSCKPGFTGVDCEHEISECDSNPCRNGGSCTDMENGYRCVCPPGYYGAHCEHSALTCIDSPCFNGGTCLEKEQGASYTCVCPFGFTGSNCEKKVDRCTSNPCANDGNCFYLGQIRVCRCRAGFSGQKCEININDCARNPCSNGGTCHDLINDYTCTCLPGYSGRNCDIKTRDECASGPCENGGTCYSGLYSANFVCYCPSGFMGSRCELPVYSVPVTLPPKPVPWIAISMGVGLVALLILFCMIAMVIRQMRMHPHQDLETMNNLSDFQKDNLIPASQLKNTNKNKDLEVDCGLEKSNYKPKNHKLDYNLVKDLTSRGSQEDKYYKSEKCLGEKSPLRLHSEKPECRISAICSPRDSMYQSVFVITEERNECIIATEV